One window of Candidatus Methylocalor cossyra genomic DNA carries:
- a CDS encoding PP2C family protein-serine/threonine phosphatase codes for MKILIAEDEAVSRHLLQRYLERLGFQVVAAADGAEAWRRFEADDFAIVISDWLMPEMDGLDLIRRIRAHPSRGYVYTILVTVKFEKRDLVAAMEAGADDFITKPFDPEELRVRVRAGQRVVELESALFRSLEELKQAHLREMETGARIQKALLQGYPPHIPPGLRVAACTLPSEHIDGDFYDFYLHHHRCLDILVGDVMGKGVPAALLGAGIKYSFARALGRLMVSLERDRLPEPEEIVSLVHAEMTPQFIRLESFATLCYARFDLDRHFVTFVDCGHPKTLHFRAQTRVVETLQGENLPLGFTEQEIYRQVARPFDLGDVFVFYSDGLTEAQNHAGDFFEAGRLAELVARHGELDPADLIERIRDEVAAFSDATTFTDDLTCVVVKIEPWPSRSRWRSASPRVSETAFQLASAGEDLHQAEAT; via the coding sequence ATGAAGATCCTGATCGCCGAAGACGAAGCCGTATCCCGGCATCTGCTGCAACGCTATCTGGAGCGCCTCGGCTTCCAGGTGGTGGCGGCCGCCGACGGCGCCGAGGCTTGGCGCCGCTTCGAGGCGGATGACTTCGCCATCGTGATCAGCGACTGGCTGATGCCGGAAATGGACGGCCTGGATTTGATCCGCCGCATCCGGGCCCACCCGTCCCGGGGTTACGTCTACACCATCCTGGTGACGGTCAAGTTCGAGAAGCGCGACCTGGTGGCGGCCATGGAAGCCGGGGCCGACGACTTCATCACCAAGCCCTTCGATCCCGAGGAGCTGAGGGTCCGGGTGCGGGCCGGGCAGCGGGTGGTGGAGCTGGAATCGGCCCTGTTCCGTTCCCTGGAGGAATTGAAACAGGCCCACCTGCGGGAGATGGAAACCGGCGCCCGCATCCAAAAGGCCCTGTTGCAAGGCTATCCGCCCCATATTCCGCCGGGCCTGCGGGTGGCAGCCTGCACCCTGCCCTCGGAGCACATCGACGGGGATTTTTACGATTTCTATCTCCACCATCACCGCTGCCTCGACATCCTGGTCGGAGACGTGATGGGCAAGGGTGTCCCCGCGGCCCTCCTGGGGGCCGGCATCAAGTACAGCTTCGCCCGCGCCCTCGGCCGGCTCATGGTGTCGCTGGAGCGGGACCGGCTGCCCGAGCCAGAAGAAATCGTGAGCCTAGTCCACGCCGAGATGACGCCCCAATTCATCCGTCTGGAAAGCTTTGCCACCCTGTGCTACGCCCGTTTCGATCTCGACCGCCATTTTGTGACCTTCGTCGATTGCGGCCACCCCAAGACCCTCCACTTCCGGGCGCAGACCCGGGTGGTCGAAACCCTGCAGGGCGAGAACCTGCCCTTAGGTTTCACCGAGCAGGAAATCTACCGGCAGGTGGCAAGGCCCTTCGATCTGGGTGACGTGTTCGTGTTCTATTCCGACGGGCTGACCGAGGCGCAGAACCACGCCGGCGACTTTTTCGAAGCCGGGCGGTTGGCGGAACTGGTGGCGCGCCACGGCGAGCTGGACCCCGCCGACTTGATCGAGCGGATCCGCGACGAGGTGGCAGCCTTCTCCGATGCCACCACCTTCACCGACGATCTCACCTGCGTGGTGGTCAAGATCGAGCCCTGGCCGTCCCGGTCGCGCTGGCGCTCGGCTTCGCCGCGGGTGAGCGAGACCGCTTTCCAGCTGGCCT